AGCAAGTAGAGAGCTTACTTATTGATGATTTCAATGAACAGCATAACTAAACCACCAAAACCAACCAACCAATCGCCCCATGTACAGAAATGAGGTATCCTATAGATGGTTCAACAATACAGAAATGATACGACCAGCCAACCAATCAATAATATTTGGGATTGAAGATAAACAAATAGCACAATGCTCGTTTATATAGCTCACTTACTCTCGAAAATGATACGACCAACCATCCAATGATATTTGGGATTGAAGCAATCATCAGTGACtgcaattaattaaaaacaggaaatcataattaaaaaaaaaatacagtacAACAGACATTGTTATGACTTATGAACATCTGTTAATGTTCATATCAAGTAGGACCCTTTTTAAGAGACAACAATGGGTGACAATGACACAAATTCTATATGTTAAAAACCATCAATAAATTGCAGGAAAGGGATAAAATTTCATACCCCTTTGCGCCCAATGTATTTAGAAATCTGACCACTAGCAATTGCACCAACCATTGCTCCCACATTAGCCAATGATCCAAACAAGGAGAACTGCCACCTCCATCAATACAATCACAAGTTAAATGGAAAAACAATCAATCATCTGATATATGTTGTTGGGAATTTTACATAAACGCAAGTCAAAATCTAATGATCATCAAGTTACATGGGTGCTGAAGTATAAAGCAGCAAGACAAACTGCAATTCAGCAAGACAAAGTGCTTGTATGGAAATTTCCATATAAAGCAAGCAAATCATTCCAACTAAGAAACTACAATCATCAGGATATACATGCCATGGCAGACGATTATTAAAGAAATAACATAAATTGGATGTCTGGTATCTCATATCTCATAAGGTTGGACCTCAGCTCAAAATAACCCCTAGAAAAATCAATTTTTCCACAGAAACAGGAACACCAATCAAACTTCCACCATGTTTACATAAATCAAGCTATTTAGTCTTAAGAACAAAAATGGAGACACAATCGTCAACCATTCATCATAAATCCAGTTCAATTTCCACTCAAAGTCAAGTTCAATCACAATAAAACAGAATCAAGAACATTAATCAAAAAGTAAAATGAGCAAACTCAATAGAATTCAATCGAAAAtccaaaattacataaactgaagtTCAAAACCCTAACTAAATGAAGAATGAAGGAGACAGATGGAAGCATTACAAAATTCTCACCTCCGACTAACGTCCCGCCTCCTTCCTCCACCTCGCCGCCGTCAATTTAGTTTCTCCAGAAACCTCCGCCGTCAAGCTTCCCTTTCCAAGGATTTCGAAATAGATGCTTCGATTGCGACAGTAGCAAGGGTGCGACGCCGGCGGTTTCAATGACGCTTCCACCTCCGACACCCTCCTCCACCTCTTCTACGACCCCGATTCTCCCTCTTCCGTTGTCGAAACCTATcataaagaattgaagaatcaaAAACTTAAACAAAAGTGAAAGTTCTAAAACctaaaagaattgaagaaaggaGGAAAGAGATGGAAGACTTACCTCATTTACAAACCGAATTTTTTTGCAAGAACCTTGCCGGAGGAAAATTTGAGCGGTgaggttgaggagagagaggcaGAAACTGGATCGGgtttgaggagagaggaagaagcagggagtttaggagagagagagtatTTGAGGAGAGAGGTAGAATTAGGAGAGAGTGTGTTTGAGGAGAGAGGTAGAAACCCATTGACACgtccgaattttttttacctcatttgcgtcgcagaattactaatctgcgacgcagagtcatctgcgtcgcagattagtaaatctgcgacgcaaatgaggtaatattttgcgtcgcattattactaatctgcgacgcaaatgactctaagatcatcttagagtcatctgcgtcgcagattagtaattctgcgacgcaaatgactaattttaatgcttaaaactgtcaattgcgtcacatgtttaaatgtgcgaggcaaatgtggtgatgcaaatgattgtttttccactagtgatacCATGGTATGCAATTATATATGTCTACGTATGTAATGAACGTATAATTATACTAAGAGATGAAAAAGAATTGGAATACTGCCTATAAAATGATACGATAAGTACAAGAAGAGatgaaaacaaaataaaaaggcCAAGTGTCCTAGTTTTGCAGAATCATAAAATTGCATGTCAAAGTGTCCTTATATTGCAAACGGCCCCAACCTACCTACCTATTACgtctatatattatatatatacttgGTATGTTGTAAGTTGTAACCGTAAGTTGTTGAAAAATGTACGTCCTACTTGCGGTTTTGCCGCCAAGTTGCTGCATCTCATCTACATTCTACTGTAACAATTAATTTCATCTTAACGTATAAAATTAATTGTTACAGTAGAATgaagaataataataaaatagaaCAAGGTAAAAGAATTGAAATTAGGTCATAGTGTTGAAACTTGAAAGAGGCATGGCATGCAGCATTGCAGCATTGCAGCAGCGAATAGGGAAATAATGGGAATCCAACACACCCCACTGAAATGAAAAGTTGGTTAGCTCATCTCTAAGTGGAATTCAATTGGATCACAAAACTATACAATCAAAAGTAACTCAAAAGATGGATGAAAATGTTTTCAACAAAATTTAAACATCCATTATTGCATGCTTAATATTCTACTAGCTCCACTGTATTACAATTGTGTGTTAAGACTAATTACTAATATTAGTTGTTAATTTAGCAATGCGTGCTCCACTTAATTACAGAgataaaaactaaaaagtagAATGATGAATAATTGGAATTGTGGTTAACTACTTTAGATTATTTAATAATAATGAGAAAATGACAAGAAAATGAAGGAGCGAATTGAAGTGGCTATAAAAACAGAACGTAGGCATGCTGATACATGTTATTATGTCACCAACAAAACTGAAAGACGTACTCTATCCTCCTTCTGTCATCTCTCTttgtctctctctctctgttGATCGACTACACTCCATCGATCTTCAGCAACAATATAACTCGATAAGATTCTATACCCAACTCAGCTCGTCTAAGGAGCTAAGCTGTCGAGTCTCTTCCTCAGCTTGCTCTTTCTGGTATGTATGTTTCACTTGTAAACTGCATTcttctatttctatttctatttctatttctatttctatttctatttctgtTTAACTTGTACAAATGTCAAAATTATATACTTGTACTAGCTAGTTGGTAGaattaattaattgttgttTGTACATTTTTCATAGATATTAAATCATGATTTGACATTACAAGGATCATATCGTGAAATTATAAAGTTTGATCAATCAATAAAAGCATATTAGAAAATCTGGCTAGCTTTGAATTGAATGTCCTTTACGTACGTTAGTAAGCATAGTTTACTTGGACAACTAGTCTAGTGTCTAGTGTCTACTACGTAACCTCCTATCAGGCTATCATGCACCCTCACCGGCGAGAAGGTTTATCTGAGCCAACTACCCAAGACGTACTCTTAAGATAAGCCCTTTTCTAAAGCTCCCTTTAATTTCAAGCTTTATTTGGGGTTGCTAATTAACATCATCAATCTTTTACGTGACTACCAAAGTCGcctcttttgttttttaacTTTTTCTTCAAGACCGAGTACGTGCAGACGGTGCAGTGGGCCGGGTAGCTTCGCTTTTAATGACCTTCTGCGACTAACTCACTATATACATGCATTCAGAAATCAGGATTAGTTCCAACTTTCAAATACCAAGTCCAACAATGATGTTAATGTTTAGTGCCTTGTTGAGCTAGTGGCCTAGTTGAACTTCTTTCCAAACGTATACATACATGTATGACTATTATAAAAGAAAAGATTGCAACTCTTTTCGATTGATCTCAACTACGGAGTAGCTGTTACTATATATTCTTCATTGTGAGaattgagtttttttttgttttattttatcagTGAGTAGTGGTTGATATAATACCATGGCTGGCAATAATGGTGCATTACATCTCGCTGCTGACACCAAACGGAAGTTACCACTTTCTGTATTCTTCAAAGATGCAAGGTATCACACATTATTTATCTAGTACTACTCTGTATATTCCTCTGTTTCATACATTCTTTCTGAAGATCAAATGTCATATTGTTCATGTGCATGCATGCAGGTCTGTCTTCAAGATGGATTCATTGGGGTTGGAGATATTAAGGATTGCCATCCCTGCAGCTTTGGCTTTAGCTGCTGATCCTGTTGCCTCTCTAATTGACACCGTCTTTATTGGCCACATTGGTATGCCGCACCTTTCTTTTCCTTGtattctctttctctttaactATTTACTGCTACATTAATTAATTGCTAATGTATCCATCATACTTTAAACTATACGGAAACATCATTCTGCACTTGTTCATTGTGTGTGTAGGCGCGGTGGAGCTTGCAGCAGTTGGAGTTTCCATAGCTATATTCAACCAAGCATCAAAAATTACTATATACCCACTTGTTAGCATTACAACTTCTTTTGTTGCCGAGGAGGAGACAGTCAGCAAAATGAATGCACAAGTTAAAGATGCTGAAACTTGTAACTCTAAAGAGATGATGTCTCAAGATGATGTACTTGGGAAACTAGAGGAAGGTTCTGTCACAAATATTAACAAAGATGACTCTCTTCCCAGTGAAGGTCCTTGCTACATCAGATATTTAACATTTTATCTTCTACAAACTTTTTTTAACATAATCTTTCCATGATTCTGACATTTTTCAGATTACATGGAAGTAACACAAAAGACAAATAAAGTCTCAATCAGTAGTCCTGAGAAGGTTCAAGTAGGAAGAGGCAAGCGGCATATTCCGTCAGCTTCTACTGCACTTGTTCTTGGATTGTTCCTTGGTGTCTGTCAAACCATATTCCTTTTCTTTGGAGCTAAAATGCTTTTAGGAATCATGGGTGTAAAACATGTACGTTTCTTTGATCATCATCTTTTTCACTATGTTTCTCACCCACGTATAAACAGTTGCTTAATTAGCCCTCATTGATCACTATGATTTTCTGCTGATCGAGTTCTTTCTGTTCTTGGTTATTCTGCAGGACTCCCCGATGCTACAACCAGCTCTTAAGTACTTAACACTAAGATCCTTAGGTGCTCCAGCTGTGCTTCTTTCTTTAGCAATGCAAGGTGTTTTTCGAGGATTTAAAGATACGACAACTCCCCTTTACGCTACAGGTAAAAAGTCTTATGGTTATAAACATCAATTGCTACTCTTGACAGTAGAAATATTCTGTAATTAATGAACTAGATTTGAATTTACCATTTCCCTCTATAAAAGTCTTCTATTTCCCTCTATTTATCCTCAACAATTTACCATTCTGAGTTTTGTATTACAGTTGCAGCAGATGGTGCAAATATTGTACTGGATGCGGTTCTTATCTTTGCATGTCATTTGGGTGTGAGTGGTGCAGCCATCGCTCATGTACTCTCACAGTAAGCGCACTGCAATTGAAAGCATTGATTATCATACTTAGTCTTGTAACTTTTTTTGTTAGTCTCAGACGACATTGTTTCGGTGTTGTAGGTACTTAATGTCATTTATACTCTTATGGAGGTTGACGAGGGAAGTTTATTTGTTGCCCCCTAGTCTAAAAGCTCTGCAGTTAGGTCGATTTCTCAAAAATGGTGAGGAATAACTGAATTCAATAATTCGTATTCTGTCTCATAACTAGTCAACTTGATACATCGTGTTTAGTGGTTACCTAATGTAGGTAGCACAAAAGTAGTGAATGGGTTTGCTGACAACTTTGGCCACAGGTTTATATTTGTTCACAAGGGTCATAGCTGTCACATTCTGCGTCACCTTGGCCGCATCCCTGGCTGCAAGGCTAGGTGCAACTTCTATGGCTGCATTTCAGATTTGCTTACAAGTATGGTTAGCTTCATCACTTATGGCTGATGGTTTAGCAGTAGCTGGTCAGGTAAAGGAACAACTTCATCTCTTTCAACTCTTTGCTCTTTTACTCTGCTATAGCAAATTAACTAGAATGCCCAAGGGGGTAAACTTTAAGAAGGGTCTTTTATGGTTTCAAGATTTCCTGGTCAAGTGTGGATGCTAATTATTCATCGTTGTTTCGGTGTTCAATTTTAGGCCATTTTGGCTAGTGCATTTGCTGAGAAGGATTACAAGAAGGCAACTGCTGCTGCATCCAGAGTATTACAGGTGACACTCAGATTTTTCTTGTTTCATTCTTGTATGACTTCATGTATAAATGGCATAATTGATGTTcacatcaattaattaatccgTACCATTTTACCAATTGGTTTTAGGACTAAACTCTATTGGACTTGTCTATGGTCAGACTCTTTTCTTGTGTTAGTTGTGTATAGACTCATGAAAACTTTTCATGACACTTACTCCGTAATATTTACATATACTAAATGATTTCGTCACTACAGATGAGCTTTATTCTTGGGTTGGGACTGTCTGTTGTCGTTGGAGTCGGTTTGCAGTTCGGAGATGGGATCTTTTCTAACGACAAGAATGTTCTTCATCTCATTAGCGTAGGAGTACCGGTAATATTTGATTGTTTCACAGTAAAACTGCCCTGCATTACAGACTAATTGTGATTTATGTTCTGCCAACTGACATTTAGTTTGTTTGGTCATCACTCATCAGTTTGTTGCAGCCACACAACCAATAAACTCGTTATCTTTCGTCTTTGATGGAGTGAACTTTGGAGCATCAGATTTTGCCTATTCTGCATATTCCATGGCAAGTTTACTAGCTAGCTCTGTAAATTCATTAATCATTAGAATGAGGCAAGGTTTTGATCAAGTGAAATGTTTGCCTCCTCCTTAGGTTCTGGTGGCTATCGCAAGTGTTGCATCACTATTTCTGCTGTACAACAGCTATGGATTTATAGGAATCTGGATAGCTTTGAGCATCTACATGGCTCTACGTACAATTGCTGGTATTTGGAGGTAAAAGATAATCccaatcctaatcctaatcctaatcctaatcctaatcctaatgttACTTACTGTTTGCAACTATTGTGTTAATAAGACATTCTTTGTATTTGTAGGATGGGAACTGGGACAGGACCATGGCACTTTCTCAGAAGCAAATCTCTTTCTTGATGACTTCCTTTTCAATAATGCCAGTCATACTTATGGCCAGAATTTCCCAGTACTATTATTGTCATTCATCTTTCCTAAGACTCCGTTAGTTATGTTCGGGATCTTATAAAGATCAGTTCTCCGCGCATTTTTTGGAGACGTGCAGGGCTGAATATAAAGCTCGCCTCGCCTATCCTATCACATCCTATCTTATCCTAACCCTGTTCAGTTTGTGTCGTTTGTTGTAGTTGTACAATAATTCAACTATATGAAGGTGGCATAGCAAAACATGTAATTCTACTGAAGAAATAAGAAAGAATAAGGGCATTTAGCATTGATCAATTCGTGTTTCAAAGATCagttactaattaattaattatgagtCTCTCCTTGATTAAGGCCATGTGCAACATCTAAACATCGAAATTACTACTAAGCAACTTCACAGATGGTTATCTGCATTAACACCACTCAATCATTTATTCTTTCTAAAGAATCTGAACCATTATTAGCACCAACTAAAGTAAAGGAAGGGATGATTAGGGCATCATAACtaataattatacaagttaCCATCTCCTAATTCTTCTCGCAAACTTCGATCACGACACTTCACAAACCGAATCACCACTCGTTAGAGACGAGCATTTTCTTTTTCGCTGGCCATCAAACTCCTTAACTCGCCCAATCAAACTCCTAAACTCGCCCTTTGATCAGATAGTGAACCTCCTACTTTCTGGTTGGTATGGCAGACCATCACATCCATCTTAAAACAACCTTTCAGAGAAATAAGATTATTCCAGGTGCTTCATCTTCTAACAAGGTGCATGGATGAAGGCAACTTCCGCTGCGGTTATCATGAGGGATCCAAGCTAGAAGAAGCTAAATTTGATCTACTAATGAACATCATGGTTTTTATTAAAAACTCAACAGAGGCTATAGATAGGTTCATTTCTCAATACCACATTAACAGCAAGTCCAACAAACACGATTGAAAAACGAATTTCAAATTCATATGAATatattgaaataatgatttATATAGTTGTACATCTTCAAAAGGTACATAATCCTCTCAAATCGCATACACAATAAGCAATTTGCTCAAAATATGATATAAGAAGGCGAGACCAAAAGGACCTTTCCCCCTTTCTCTAACCCTTCTTGATCATTTACTCATGAACCAATAAAGAAACAGAAGGATTATGGTCTCCACTTCCTCCACTCATTTTAGGTAAATTTATAGGGAAAAGTATATATATGTAACTGGGAAATTAGTCCTACACTCCAAAGGGTTTAAGAAGATCACCAAAGTGGTGTTCCCTTGCGACACCCAGCATCAAGTGCTTCCTTATCCCCCTTGGCTAATACAATAAATGACTGATAACCAAATGAATAAAATAGGGACCGGCAATTTTGTTTCCTACGTTTTCATCTTCCTTTTATACTGTACGACAATTAATTAAATCCCGCCTACacccaaaaggccaaaaaagaaattctcacaAAAGGGGTTTATATACTACACTAGTTCTTTTCACCTCAATCAAAAGCAAAAGGGGAAAAGAAAGACAATTTTCTTACTGGTTTACCAGCTGATCGAGCTGCATATGCTCAAGCCATGCACCTACAACAGAATAATCCACTGGATCCGCTGAAGCTTTAGTTGCCAAGCCCTCTGCAGACGGGATAGGACCAGAAACAGAGGCAGCATGCTTTTCTCTCATCTCAGGGGGAGATTCTTTCACCAGAGACTGAACCCATGAGAGGTCTGGTTCCTCTTCATTGTTTCCAATCTCAAATGAAGATGATCTCCTCAACTGACCCACTTCGTCACCTCCACCATTGACTGACCAATCCAACTTCCCATTCGGTGATCCCCAATTTGACCATGGATGAACCGGCGATCCGACCAAAGAGGAAGCATGTTTGGCTCCATACTCTCTAGAACCAAGACTACGCAACTGCtgatgctgctgctgctgctgctgatgctgctgctgctgttgctgttgctgttgctgttgctgttcgCGGAGGGCTAAAGCAGAGAGTCTAGCACTCATTGGTGAGATAGGTTCAAAACTTCGAGGGGACATCCTTCCAGGAGAAGAGACATTTAAAGAAGCCTGTAACAAGGGGTGTTCAACACTCTTGGGTGAGTAAATATTAGATGTGTTAATAGGTGCCAACAAACACTGCTGCTGTTGGTACTGATTGATGAGCACAGACTTGTGGGTCGGGGAGAAAACAGCTGCAGCTGCCTGCTCAGAATAACGAGGAGACGAGGCAATCTCCGAACAAAATAGCTCCTCCAGATTAGAAGGAGCTAAGCTCTTGGTCCGAACAGCACGCATCAAGGAAGAAGGGTTA
This sequence is a window from Spinacia oleracea cultivar Varoflay chromosome 1, BTI_SOV_V1, whole genome shotgun sequence. Protein-coding genes within it:
- the LOC110777839 gene encoding protein DETOXIFICATION 43; translated protein: MAGNNGALHLAADTKRKLPLSVFFKDARSVFKMDSLGLEILRIAIPAALALAADPVASLIDTVFIGHIGAVELAAVGVSIAIFNQASKITIYPLVSITTSFVAEEETVSKMNAQVKDAETCNSKEMMSQDDVLGKLEEGSVTNINKDDSLPSEDYMEVTQKTNKVSISSPEKVQVGRGKRHIPSASTALVLGLFLGVCQTIFLFFGAKMLLGIMGVKHDSPMLQPALKYLTLRSLGAPAVLLSLAMQGVFRGFKDTTTPLYATVAADGANIVLDAVLIFACHLGVSGAAIAHVLSQYLMSFILLWRLTREVYLLPPSLKALQLGRFLKNGLYLFTRVIAVTFCVTLAASLAARLGATSMAAFQICLQVWLASSLMADGLAVAGQAILASAFAEKDYKKATAAASRVLQMSFILGLGLSVVVGVGLQFGDGIFSNDKNVLHLISVGVPFVAATQPINSLSFVFDGVNFGASDFAYSAYSMVLVAIASVASLFLLYNSYGFIGIWIALSIYMALRTIAGIWRMGTGTGPWHFLRSKSLS